In one window of uncultured Draconibacterium sp. DNA:
- a CDS encoding PorP/SprF family type IX secretion system membrane protein: MKRLILTMVISLLAISAIYAQQWPLNDNYYINKYSLSSAYAGNSENKNVFLSYRRDWTGVANAPSTIRLSYHDGFKSNAGIGGKLIMDRIGIFKNFYGMATYSYKLESIKQKILFGLSLGLNQTSIDFTDYYGDPNFDLDPSLINSDVNSKVKFISDFSVIYIQGNFHSGIMLSNISFGDYNFENTETEYNPFINFQYHALYTLPLKERWILTPSVIFRGGKHFRNKLEIGSQIEYNEKFWGNLALRGKNVFCVGFGLNAGEQIVVNYSYNFATNIAVNTFQNHELTVGLNLSAFSKKSDEAFFEEKETAYNY; encoded by the coding sequence ATGAAACGTTTAATATTAACAATGGTTATCTCTTTGCTGGCTATCTCAGCGATTTATGCGCAGCAATGGCCACTAAATGATAATTATTATATCAACAAATATAGTCTCTCATCCGCATATGCAGGTAATAGCGAAAATAAGAATGTGTTTCTTAGTTATCGCAGAGACTGGACTGGCGTAGCAAATGCCCCAAGTACGATACGACTAAGTTATCATGATGGCTTTAAATCAAACGCAGGTATTGGTGGGAAGTTAATTATGGACCGCATAGGAATTTTTAAAAACTTTTACGGCATGGCTACCTATTCTTATAAACTAGAGTCGATAAAACAGAAGATACTTTTCGGATTATCGCTTGGATTAAATCAAACCTCAATTGATTTTACGGATTATTACGGTGATCCCAATTTCGATTTAGATCCGTCATTGATAAATAGTGATGTAAACTCGAAAGTAAAATTTATTAGTGATTTTTCCGTGATTTATATTCAAGGGAATTTCCATTCCGGCATAATGCTATCAAACATAAGCTTTGGAGATTATAACTTCGAAAATACTGAAACGGAATACAATCCTTTTATCAATTTTCAATACCACGCATTATATACCTTGCCTCTAAAAGAAAGGTGGATACTTACCCCTTCAGTAATTTTTAGAGGTGGGAAACATTTTAGGAACAAATTAGAAATAGGTAGTCAGATAGAATACAATGAAAAATTCTGGGGGAACCTTGCCTTACGAGGGAAAAATGTTTTTTGTGTTGGATTTGGATTAAATGCAGGAGAACAAATTGTTGTAAATTATTCTTATAATTTTGCCACCAACATAGCTGTAAATACTTTCCAAAACCACGAGCTTACCGTAGGTTTAAACCTGTCGGCATTCTCAAAAAAATCGGACGAAGCATTTTTTGAAGAAAAGGAAACTGCCTATAATTATTAA
- a CDS encoding HD domain-containing protein, with product MTPKQLNKKKIINDPVFGFINLQSEIIFDLLEHPIFQRLRHIKQLGLSYLVFPGANHTRFEHAIGTVHLMRQAISVLKIKGHEITDEEAEAVTIAILLHDIGHAPFSHVLENTLVNISHEEISLMLMQELNQQFNGKLDLAIEVFTNNYKKQFLHQLVASQLDMDRLDYLSRDSFFTGVVEGTIGIDRIIKMLNVHNDQLVVDVKGIYSIEKFLISRRLMYWQVYLHKTVVAAEFLLINVLKRAREIITNGGELFATPTLKVFLTNNFTPEDFRSNIKIQEKNVLQWYTLLDDNDILISIKEWQNHPDPVLSEMAKSITNRKLPRTKFSDKPISPTKEQKYLKQIEKQMISDPELAKYFLMTGVITNNAYNKHTENISVLYKDGTIKEINDASDINLSALSKTVKKYFVCYPKELDIY from the coding sequence TTGACACCAAAGCAACTCAATAAAAAGAAAATAATAAACGACCCCGTTTTTGGATTTATCAACCTGCAGTCCGAAATTATATTCGACCTGTTGGAACATCCAATATTTCAGCGGCTTCGTCATATCAAACAATTAGGTTTATCTTATCTTGTTTTCCCGGGTGCTAACCACACGCGTTTTGAGCACGCTATAGGCACCGTGCATTTAATGCGCCAGGCCATTTCGGTGCTGAAAATTAAAGGGCATGAAATTACCGACGAAGAAGCAGAAGCTGTTACCATTGCCATTTTATTGCACGATATTGGCCACGCTCCTTTTTCGCATGTACTGGAAAATACATTGGTAAATATTTCGCATGAAGAAATTTCGCTGATGCTGATGCAGGAACTTAACCAGCAGTTTAACGGCAAACTGGATTTGGCAATCGAAGTATTTACCAATAATTACAAGAAGCAGTTTTTACACCAGCTTGTTGCCAGCCAACTGGATATGGACCGGCTGGACTACCTGAGCCGCGACAGCTTTTTTACGGGAGTGGTTGAAGGCACCATTGGTATCGACCGTATTATAAAAATGCTAAATGTGCACAACGACCAGCTGGTAGTTGATGTAAAAGGAATTTACTCTATTGAAAAATTTCTAATCTCGCGACGTCTGATGTACTGGCAGGTTTACCTCCATAAAACTGTTGTTGCTGCCGAGTTCTTATTAATAAATGTATTAAAACGTGCGCGGGAAATTATTACAAACGGCGGAGAACTATTTGCAACACCTACTTTAAAGGTTTTCTTAACAAACAACTTTACTCCTGAAGATTTTCGTTCAAACATTAAAATACAGGAGAAAAATGTATTGCAGTGGTATACGCTACTCGACGACAACGACATTTTGATCTCGATAAAAGAATGGCAAAATCATCCTGATCCGGTTTTATCGGAAATGGCAAAAAGTATAACAAACCGAAAATTACCCCGAACAAAATTCAGCGACAAACCTATTTCACCCACCAAAGAACAGAAGTATTTAAAGCAAATCGAGAAACAGATGATTTCCGACCCCGAACTGGCCAAATACTTCCTGATGACGGGCGTTATAACCAACAACGCGTACAACAAACACACCGAAAATATTTCGGTTTTATACAAGGATGGAACAATAAAAGAAATCAACGATGCATCGGACATAAACCTGTCTGCACTTTCAAAAACAGTGAAGAAGTATTTTGTGTGTTATCCTAAAGAATTGGACATTTACTAG
- the lpxD gene encoding UDP-3-O-(3-hydroxymyristoyl)glucosamine N-acyltransferase, which yields MDFKATDIASFLNGEIVGDGDARVSNVSKIEDGKPGTLAFLANPKYEHYIYETKASVVLVNKSFSPKEDISVTLIKVDDAYQAFASLLDLYAQAKASMKQGIEQPSYIAESATLGQDGYVGAFAYVGNNATIGNNVKIYPQVHVGDNVKIGDDCILYPGAKIYDDCIIGNRCIIHSGAVIGADGFGFAPQKDGTYKKIHQIGNAVLEDDVEIGANTTIDCGTMESTIIRKGVKLDNLIQIAHNVEVGDNTVMAAQTGVSGSTKVGKNCMFGGQVGLGGHITIGDKVTLGAQSGVISNLKSDQTLLGSPAIEIRTAMRAYSLLKNLPEIRRDVLQLKKSINTDKKN from the coding sequence ATGGATTTTAAAGCTACGGATATCGCCTCTTTTTTGAATGGAGAAATTGTTGGTGATGGTGATGCAAGAGTATCAAATGTTTCAAAAATAGAGGACGGAAAACCAGGCACTTTGGCTTTCCTTGCCAATCCTAAATACGAGCACTACATTTATGAAACCAAAGCCTCAGTGGTGTTGGTTAATAAAAGTTTTTCTCCAAAGGAAGATATTTCAGTAACCCTTATAAAGGTTGACGATGCCTATCAGGCATTTGCGTCGTTACTCGATTTGTACGCACAGGCGAAAGCCAGTATGAAACAGGGAATTGAGCAACCCAGCTACATTGCCGAAAGCGCGACTCTTGGCCAGGACGGTTATGTTGGAGCATTCGCATACGTAGGCAACAATGCAACTATAGGGAATAACGTAAAAATATATCCGCAGGTACATGTTGGCGACAATGTAAAAATTGGCGATGACTGTATTCTTTACCCAGGCGCAAAAATATACGACGATTGCATCATCGGCAACCGCTGCATCATCCACTCAGGAGCAGTAATAGGGGCTGATGGTTTTGGTTTTGCACCTCAGAAGGATGGAACTTACAAAAAGATCCATCAAATTGGCAATGCCGTTTTGGAAGACGATGTAGAAATTGGCGCCAACACCACAATCGACTGTGGCACAATGGAATCTACCATCATCAGGAAAGGTGTAAAACTCGACAACCTCATTCAAATTGCACATAACGTTGAAGTTGGCGACAACACTGTTATGGCTGCACAAACCGGAGTTTCTGGCTCAACAAAAGTGGGCAAAAACTGCATGTTTGGCGGACAGGTTGGACTAGGCGGACATATTACCATTGGCGACAAAGTTACGCTGGGTGCACAATCGGGCGTTATTTCAAACCTGAAAAGCGATCAAACCTTGTTGGGGTCTCCGGCCATCGAAATAAGAACAGCTATGCGCGCTTATTCACTTCTGAAGAATCTTCCGGAAATTCGCCGCGATGTGCTTCAATTGAAAAAATCCATCAATACAGACAAAAAAAATTAA
- a CDS encoding bifunctional UDP-3-O-[3-hydroxymyristoyl] N-acetylglucosamine deacetylase/3-hydroxyacyl-ACP dehydratase, with translation MVVKQKTLKNSFKIEGIGLHTGVNVTMNFLPAPENHGFKFKRVDLEHQPIIDADVDLVIDTSRGTLLEKDGTRIGTIEHALAALVGMDLDNVLIEVNNEEAPIIDGSSKYFVEAIEKAGVVEQEAERDYFEISEKIEMFDEKSGSHIIALPDNDYSLNVMISFPSAVLNNQYATLESIKDFKTEIAECRTFVFLREIEFLLNHNLIKGGDLNNAIVIIDKEISQEELDRLADLTNHPRVEVKPQGILNNLDLHFDNECARHKLLDVIGDLALLGKRIKGRIIASKPGHGPNTMFAATLKKQLKKEAEAAPKCNPNDEPLMDVNRIRELLPHRYPFLLVDKVVCIQDDEIIGVKNVTVNEPFFQGHFPDEPVMPGVLLVEAMAQCGGLLVLSKQEGQFSTYFIRIDNVKFRKKVVPGDTLIFKLKLTSPIRRGIANMKGTTYVGDKIVAEGEFMAQIVKK, from the coding sequence ATGGTTGTAAAACAAAAGACATTAAAAAACTCTTTTAAAATTGAGGGGATAGGATTACACACCGGTGTTAATGTAACAATGAATTTTTTACCTGCACCGGAGAATCATGGTTTTAAATTTAAACGTGTTGATCTGGAACACCAGCCAATAATTGACGCTGATGTGGATCTGGTAATCGACACATCGCGCGGAACACTGCTTGAAAAAGACGGTACGCGAATAGGAACAATTGAGCATGCACTTGCCGCGTTGGTGGGAATGGATCTCGACAACGTTTTAATTGAAGTAAATAACGAAGAAGCTCCGATTATCGACGGAAGCTCGAAATATTTTGTTGAAGCCATTGAGAAAGCCGGCGTTGTTGAGCAGGAAGCTGAGCGCGACTATTTCGAAATCAGCGAAAAAATCGAGATGTTCGACGAAAAGTCAGGTTCGCACATTATTGCACTACCCGACAACGATTACAGTTTAAATGTAATGATCTCGTTTCCGTCGGCAGTATTGAACAATCAATACGCTACACTCGAGTCAATCAAGGATTTCAAAACTGAAATTGCCGAATGCAGAACATTTGTTTTTCTTCGAGAAATTGAATTTTTGTTGAACCACAACCTGATTAAAGGTGGCGATCTGAATAATGCAATTGTAATCATCGATAAAGAGATCAGTCAGGAAGAACTCGACCGTTTGGCCGATCTTACCAATCATCCGCGAGTTGAAGTAAAACCGCAGGGTATTTTAAATAACCTCGATCTGCATTTCGACAACGAATGTGCCCGCCACAAATTATTGGATGTAATTGGCGACCTGGCTTTGCTGGGCAAGCGTATTAAAGGAAGAATTATTGCATCGAAACCGGGACACGGACCAAACACCATGTTTGCCGCTACCCTGAAAAAGCAGTTGAAAAAAGAAGCTGAGGCAGCTCCAAAATGTAATCCAAACGACGAGCCATTAATGGATGTAAACCGGATCAGAGAACTTCTTCCGCATCGTTACCCGTTTTTACTGGTCGACAAAGTCGTTTGTATTCAGGACGATGAAATAATTGGCGTTAAAAACGTTACTGTAAATGAGCCGTTCTTTCAGGGGCATTTCCCCGACGAACCAGTTATGCCGGGAGTTTTACTTGTTGAAGCAATGGCTCAATGCGGAGGATTACTCGTGTTAAGCAAGCAGGAAGGGCAATTTTCAACCTATTTCATTCGTATTGACAATGTTAAATTCAGAAAGAAAGTTGTTCCGGGCGACACACTGATTTTCAAATTAAAATTAACTTCGCCGATTAGAAGAGGAATTGCCAACATGAAAGGCACAACATATGTTGGTGACAAAATTGTTGCCGAAGGTGAATTTATGGCACAGATTGTTAAAAAGTAG
- the lpxA gene encoding acyl-ACP--UDP-N-acetylglucosamine O-acyltransferase, translating into MKQPLAYVHPDAKVADNVVIEPFVSIDHDVEIGEGTRIGSSVTILPGTRIGKNCKIFPGAVIGAAPQDLKFQGEYSTVEIGDNNTIREFVTINRGTSAKGKTVIGNNNLLMAYVHVAHDCKVGNNIILVNNVQLAGEVQVDDWAILGGMSAVHQFVRIGSHVMISGGSLVRKDVPPFIKAGREPLSYVGINSIGLRRRQYNNDKIREVQDIYRYIYQKGLNTAQAVEIIEAEMPATPERDEVLLFVKDSKRGIIRGYFPD; encoded by the coding sequence ATGAAACAACCATTAGCTTATGTCCATCCCGATGCAAAAGTTGCCGATAATGTAGTTATCGAGCCTTTTGTTTCAATTGATCATGATGTTGAAATCGGTGAAGGGACAAGAATTGGTTCAAGCGTAACTATTTTACCAGGAACTCGCATTGGAAAAAATTGTAAGATTTTTCCGGGTGCTGTAATTGGTGCAGCACCGCAAGACTTAAAGTTCCAGGGAGAATATTCAACCGTTGAAATTGGCGATAACAACACCATTCGCGAATTTGTGACCATTAACAGAGGTACTTCGGCAAAAGGAAAAACTGTAATTGGCAACAACAACCTTTTAATGGCATACGTACACGTTGCTCACGATTGTAAAGTTGGTAACAACATTATTCTTGTGAACAATGTACAATTGGCTGGCGAGGTTCAGGTTGACGACTGGGCTATCCTTGGTGGTATGTCTGCCGTTCACCAGTTTGTAAGAATCGGATCGCACGTTATGATTTCGGGTGGATCGTTGGTTCGTAAAGACGTTCCTCCTTTTATTAAAGCAGGTCGCGAACCACTTTCTTACGTGGGTATTAACTCAATTGGTTTACGTCGCCGTCAGTACAACAACGACAAAATTCGCGAGGTACAGGATATTTACCGTTACATCTACCAAAAAGGATTAAACACTGCACAGGCTGTTGAGATTATTGAGGCAGAAATGCCTGCAACTCCTGAGCGCGACGAAGTTTTACTTTTTGTAAAAGACTCGAAACGTGGTATTATCCGTGGTTATTTCCCGGATTAA
- the thiL gene encoding thiamine-phosphate kinase, with protein MNKERKQTNISELGEFGLIDRLTKAINIKNESTVKGVGDDAAVLDFKEKQVVISSDLLTEGIHFNLMYVPLKHLGYKAVVVNLSDIFAMNAIPKQVTVSMAVSGKFSVEALEELYDGIHLACEQYNVDLVGGDTTSSLTGLTLSITAIGEAEKEDIVMRSGAKPNDILCVSGDLGGAYMGLQLLERENEVFKVNENMQPKLDGYDYILERQLKPEARGDIITAFKRLGIKPTSMIDISDGLSSEIMHLCKNSGVGCSLFEDKVPMDYQTKQMAEEFNINPLVAALNGGEDYELLFTLPLDDYEKIKNDPDFTVIGHMTEAGEGVNLQTTGGSSIPLEAQGWNHGK; from the coding sequence ATGAATAAAGAAAGAAAACAAACGAATATTTCAGAGCTGGGAGAGTTTGGTTTAATCGACCGATTAACTAAGGCTATAAATATAAAAAACGAAAGTACGGTTAAAGGAGTTGGCGATGATGCAGCGGTTCTTGATTTTAAGGAAAAACAAGTGGTAATATCCTCGGATCTGTTAACCGAAGGAATTCATTTTAACCTAATGTATGTTCCGTTGAAACACCTTGGTTACAAGGCTGTGGTAGTAAATTTGTCGGACATTTTTGCCATGAATGCCATACCCAAACAGGTAACGGTAAGCATGGCGGTTTCCGGTAAATTTTCGGTAGAAGCTTTGGAGGAATTGTACGATGGAATTCACTTGGCCTGCGAGCAGTACAATGTTGATTTGGTGGGTGGCGATACAACCAGTTCGTTAACCGGATTAACACTCAGTATTACCGCCATTGGTGAAGCAGAGAAAGAAGATATTGTAATGCGAAGCGGCGCAAAACCCAACGACATTTTGTGTGTATCGGGCGATTTGGGTGGCGCCTACATGGGCCTTCAGTTGCTTGAGCGCGAAAATGAAGTTTTTAAAGTGAACGAGAACATGCAGCCCAAGCTGGATGGTTATGATTATATTTTGGAGCGCCAGTTAAAACCGGAGGCCAGGGGAGATATTATTACAGCCTTTAAACGACTGGGAATAAAACCAACTTCGATGATCGATATTTCGGATGGTTTGTCGTCGGAAATTATGCATTTGTGCAAAAACTCGGGAGTTGGTTGTAGTTTGTTTGAAGATAAAGTGCCGATGGACTACCAAACCAAACAAATGGCGGAGGAGTTCAATATAAATCCTCTGGTGGCAGCTTTAAACGGTGGCGAAGATTACGAGTTGTTGTTTACTCTGCCGCTTGATGATTATGAGAAAATAAAAAATGATCCTGATTTTACTGTTATTGGTCATATGACAGAGGCAGGCGAAGGGGTTAATCTGCAAACAACAGGAGGCTCGTCAATTCCGCTGGAGGCGCAGGGATGGAATCATGGAAAGTGA
- the sufB gene encoding Fe-S cluster assembly protein SufB produces MEEQDKILNDVTQGEYKYGFVTDIETDIIDKGLNEDVIRLISAKKEEPEFMLNFRLEAYRKWLKMKMPNWAYLKVPPIDFQEISYYAAPKKGPKYESLDEVDPELIDTFNKLGIPLEEQKHLAGVAVDAVIDSVSVKTTFKESLAEKGIIFCSFSEAVKEHPDLIKKYLGQAVPVADNYFAALNSAVFSDGSFCYIPKGVRCPMELSTYFRINSANTGQFERTLIVADDDSYVSYLEGCTAPMRDENQLHAAVVEIIALDRAEVKYSTVQNWYPGDKNGKGGIYNFVTKRGICRGESSKISWTQVETGSAITWKYPSCILMGDNSVGEFNSVAVTNNHQQADTGSKMIHIGRNTKSTIISKGISAGKSDNSYRGLVKVMPKAKNSRNFSQCDSLLLNDTCGAHTFPYIEVGNKSSVVEHEATTSKIGEDQIFYCNQRGIDTETAIGMIVNGYAKEVLNKLPMEFAVEAQKLLQISLEGSVG; encoded by the coding sequence ATGGAAGAACAAGATAAAATATTGAATGACGTAACGCAAGGCGAATACAAATACGGTTTTGTTACCGATATTGAAACTGATATTATCGACAAAGGCCTTAACGAAGACGTAATTCGTTTGATATCTGCCAAAAAGGAAGAGCCGGAATTCATGTTGAATTTCAGACTGGAAGCTTACCGAAAATGGCTGAAAATGAAAATGCCAAACTGGGCTTATTTAAAAGTTCCGCCCATCGATTTTCAGGAAATTAGCTATTACGCTGCCCCTAAAAAAGGCCCAAAATATGAAAGCCTTGACGAGGTTGACCCGGAATTGATTGACACATTTAACAAACTGGGTATTCCGCTGGAAGAGCAAAAACATTTGGCAGGAGTTGCCGTTGACGCAGTAATCGACTCGGTTTCTGTAAAAACAACTTTTAAAGAAAGTTTAGCTGAAAAAGGAATTATATTCTGTTCGTTCTCGGAAGCAGTGAAAGAACACCCTGATTTGATAAAAAAATACCTGGGACAGGCCGTACCTGTTGCCGACAACTATTTTGCAGCATTGAATTCAGCCGTGTTTAGCGATGGTTCGTTCTGTTACATCCCAAAAGGTGTTCGTTGCCCGATGGAATTATCTACTTATTTCAGAATTAATTCAGCCAACACCGGGCAGTTTGAGCGCACACTTATTGTGGCCGACGATGATAGTTATGTAAGTTACCTGGAAGGTTGTACTGCACCGATGCGTGATGAAAACCAGCTGCACGCAGCAGTGGTTGAAATTATTGCACTTGATCGGGCTGAAGTAAAATATTCAACGGTTCAAAACTGGTACCCCGGCGATAAAAACGGTAAAGGTGGTATTTACAACTTTGTAACCAAACGTGGTATTTGCCGCGGCGAATCGTCAAAAATTAGCTGGACACAGGTGGAAACTGGTTCGGCTATTACCTGGAAATACCCAAGCTGTATTTTAATGGGCGACAATTCGGTAGGAGAATTTAACTCAGTGGCTGTTACCAACAATCATCAACAGGCCGATACCGGTTCTAAAATGATTCACATTGGTAGAAACACCAAATCAACAATTATATCAAAAGGTATTTCGGCCGGGAAAAGTGATAACTCTTATCGTGGATTGGTTAAGGTGATGCCTAAAGCCAAAAACTCGCGTAACTTTTCGCAGTGTGATTCCTTGCTTTTAAACGACACTTGCGGTGCACACACTTTCCCATACATTGAGGTTGGAAATAAATCGTCGGTTGTTGAGCACGAGGCAACAACTTCGAAAATTGGTGAAGACCAGATTTTTTACTGCAACCAGCGTGGAATCGATACCGAAACCGCAATTGGAATGATTGTTAACGGTTACGCCAAAGAAGTACTGAATAAACTTCCGATGGAGTTTGCCGTTGAAGCTCAAAAGCTTCTGCAAATCAGTCTTGAAGGTAGTGTAGGATAA
- the sufC gene encoding Fe-S cluster assembly ATPase SufC: MLKIKDLYASVEGMEILKGINLEVKPGEVHAIMGPNGSGKSTLANVLAGKEEYEVTRGEVLYEGEDLLDKSPEDRAKDGIFLSFQYPVEIPGVPMVNFLKTSVNEHRKHKGLKELTAGEFLKLMREKMDLVDMHTKLTNRMVNEGFSGGEKKKNEIFQMALLEPKLAILDETDSGLDIDALKTVANGVNALKSPERSTIVVTHYQRLLDYIVPDFVHILYQGKIVKTAGKELAFQLEEKGYDWIKSENGN, translated from the coding sequence ATGTTAAAAATTAAAGACTTATATGCTTCCGTTGAAGGAATGGAAATCCTGAAGGGAATCAATCTTGAAGTTAAACCCGGCGAAGTTCACGCTATTATGGGACCTAACGGTTCGGGAAAAAGCACACTTGCAAATGTGCTTGCCGGAAAAGAAGAATATGAAGTTACACGCGGAGAAGTTCTTTACGAAGGAGAAGATCTTCTCGATAAATCTCCTGAAGACCGTGCTAAAGATGGTATCTTTTTAAGTTTTCAGTACCCGGTTGAAATTCCGGGCGTACCAATGGTGAACTTCCTGAAAACTTCAGTAAACGAACACCGGAAGCACAAAGGATTAAAAGAACTTACTGCAGGCGAATTCCTGAAATTGATGCGTGAGAAAATGGATTTGGTTGACATGCATACCAAATTAACCAACCGCATGGTTAACGAAGGATTCTCTGGTGGTGAGAAAAAGAAAAACGAGATTTTCCAGATGGCACTACTTGAGCCGAAATTAGCAATTCTTGACGAAACCGATTCAGGACTTGATATTGACGCATTAAAAACAGTAGCCAACGGAGTTAACGCGCTAAAATCGCCTGAAAGGTCGACAATTGTGGTAACGCACTACCAGCGCCTGCTCGATTATATTGTACCCGATTTTGTACATATTCTTTACCAGGGAAAAATTGTAAAAACGGCCGGAAAAGAACTGGCTTTCCAACTGGAAGAAAAAGGGTACGACTGGATTAAATCAGAAAACGGAAATTAA
- the sufD gene encoding Fe-S cluster assembly protein SufD: protein MSVLVDKTDLSLKYTAHYNEVKDELFANSSDILNAQRKKAFQNFVLQGIPTRKNENYKYTNLNPAFVPDFKFIHTREEKKADMGEVFRCDVPQLNTNLALVFNGWFYKNETEKGDLPEGVILDSLDSISKERPELLEKYASLANVEEDPMVALNTAFAKDGFFLYVPKNVVVESPIQIINLLQDEKDTFSTQRNFILVEDGAKVQVLLCDHTLNLNQYVNNSVTEIFAGNNAEVEFYTLQNQHNKATNINSVFIDQQRDSRATTHTVSLHGGLIRNNLQFALNGENAEAHMFGMAFMDKKQHVDNFTQVIHAAPHCESNQIYKNVLNEKSTGAFSGRIHVVRDAQKTNAFQRNNNLLLTDEATMQTKPQLIIDADDVKCSHGATVGQIDEEALFYLRARGINEDQARLMMMNAFAHEVVKEIKLEPLRDRIDELVDKRLRGEVARCHDCAYQCDC from the coding sequence ATGAGCGTTTTAGTTGACAAAACAGATTTATCGCTAAAATATACCGCGCATTACAACGAAGTAAAAGACGAGCTTTTCGCAAACTCGTCCGATATTTTGAACGCTCAACGAAAAAAGGCGTTTCAGAACTTTGTTTTGCAGGGTATACCAACGCGAAAAAATGAAAATTATAAATACACCAACCTGAATCCGGCATTTGTGCCTGATTTTAAATTCATCCATACAAGGGAGGAAAAGAAAGCCGATATGGGCGAGGTTTTTCGTTGCGATGTTCCGCAACTGAACACCAACCTGGCACTGGTTTTTAATGGTTGGTTCTACAAAAACGAAACAGAAAAAGGAGATCTTCCGGAAGGTGTTATTCTTGACAGCCTCGACAGTATTTCGAAAGAAAGACCTGAGCTGCTGGAAAAATATGCAAGCCTGGCAAATGTTGAAGAAGACCCAATGGTGGCTTTGAACACTGCCTTTGCCAAAGATGGTTTTTTCCTTTATGTTCCGAAAAATGTGGTGGTCGAAAGTCCAATCCAGATTATTAATCTGTTGCAGGACGAAAAAGATACATTCTCTACTCAACGGAATTTTATCCTTGTTGAGGATGGTGCTAAAGTTCAGGTGCTGTTATGCGATCATACGCTGAACCTAAACCAATACGTAAATAACTCGGTAACCGAGATCTTTGCCGGCAACAATGCTGAAGTTGAGTTTTACACATTGCAAAATCAGCACAACAAAGCCACTAATATCAATTCGGTATTCATAGATCAGCAGCGCGATTCGCGTGCTACAACGCACACTGTATCGTTACACGGCGGTTTGATTCGTAACAACCTGCAATTTGCATTGAACGGAGAAAATGCCGAGGCCCACATGTTTGGAATGGCCTTTATGGACAAGAAACAACATGTGGATAATTTCACACAGGTTATTCATGCAGCACCTCATTGTGAAAGTAATCAGATTTATAAAAACGTGCTCAACGAAAAATCAACGGGTGCCTTCTCAGGAAGAATACACGTGGTTCGCGATGCACAAAAGACAAATGCTTTCCAGCGAAACAACAACTTGCTGCTGACCGACGAGGCAACCATGCAAACAAAACCTCAGCTAATTATTGATGCTGACGATGTAAAATGTAGTCACGGTGCAACAGTTGGCCAGATTGACGAAGAAGCGTTGTTCTACCTGCGCGCCAGGGGAATTAACGAAGATCAGGCTCGCCTGATGATGATGAATGCATTTGCCCACGAAGTGGTAAAAGAGATCAAACTGGAACCATTGCGCGACCGTATTGACGAACTGGTTGACAAACGCCTGCGAGGCGAAGTTGCCCGTTGTCACGATTGTGCTTATCAGTGCGATTGCTAA